Proteins encoded by one window of Arabidopsis thaliana chromosome 2, partial sequence:
- a CDS encoding ARM repeat superfamily protein (ARM repeat superfamily protein; FUNCTIONS IN: binding; INVOLVED IN: biological_process unknown; LOCATED IN: plasma membrane; EXPRESSED IN: 25 plant structures; EXPRESSED DURING: 13 growth stages; CONTAINS InterPro DOMAIN/s: HEAT (InterPro:IPR000357), Armadillo-like helical (InterPro:IPR011989), Protein of unknown function DUF3434 (InterPro:IPR021841), HEAT, type 2 (InterPro:IPR021133), Armadillo-type fold (InterPro:IPR016024); Has 6269 Blast hits to 4446 proteins in 336 species: Archae - 2; Bacteria - 171; Metazoa - 2181; Fungi - 947; Plants - 235; Viruses - 11; Other Eukaryotes - 2722 (source: NCBI BLink).), protein MSDALSAIPAAVHRNLSDKLYEKRKNAALELENIVKNLTSSGDHDKISKVIEMLIKEFAKSPQANHRKGGLIGLAAVTVGLSTEAAQYLEQIVPPVINSFSDQDSRVRYYACEALYNIAKVVRGDFIIFFNKIFDALCKLSADSDANVQSAAHLLDRLVKDIVTESDQFSIEEFIPLLKERMNVLNPYVRQFLVGWITVLDSVPDIDMLGFLPDFLDGLFNMLSDSSHEIRQQADSALSEFLQEIKNSPSVDYGRMAEILVQRAASPDEFTRLTAITWINEFVKLGGDQLVRYYADILGAILPCISDKEEKIRVVARETNEELRSIHVEPSDGFDVGAILSVARRQLSSEFEATRIEALNWISTLLNKHRTEVLCFLNDIFDTLLKALSDSSDDVVLLVLEVHAGVAKDPQHFRQLIVFLVHNFRADNSLLERRGALIVRRMCVLLDAERVYRELSTILEGEDNLDFASTMVQALNLILLTSPELSKLRELLKGSLVNREGKELFVALYTSWCHSPMAIISLCLLAQAYQHASVVIQSLVEEDINVKFLVQLDKLIRLLETPIFTYLRLQLLEPGRYTWLLKTLYGLLMLLPQQSAAFKILRTRLKTVPTYSFSTGNQIGRATSGVPFSQYKHQNEDGDLEDDNINSSHQGINFAVRLQQFENVQNLHRGQARTRVNYSYHSSSSSTSKEVRRSEEQQQQQQQQQQQQQQQQRPPPSSTSSSVADNNRPPSRTSRKGPGQLQL, encoded by the exons ATGTCAGACGCTCTTTCTGCGATTCCGGCCGCAGTTCATCGCAATCTCTCCGATAAACTCTATGAGAAGCGCAAAAATGCTGCGCTTGAG CTTGAGAATATTGTGAAGAATCTAACTTCTTCGGGTGATCATGACAAGATCTCGAAAGTCATTGAGATGTTGATTAAGGAATTTGCCAAATCTCCTCAAGCTAATCATCGGAAG GGTGGTCTAATTGGCTTAGCTGCTGTAACTGTTGGTTTGTCTACAGAAGCTGCTCAATATCTTGAG CAAATAGTGCCACCTGTGATTAATTCCTTTTCTGATCAAGATAGCCGAGTTCGGTACTATGCATGTGAAGCTCTCTATAACATTGCAAAG GTTGTGCGAGGcgatttcattattttcttcaataagATATTTGATGCCTTATGCAAACTCTCAGCAGATTCTGATGCCAATGTCCAAAGTGCTGCTCATCTTTTGGATCGCCTTGTTAAG GATATTGTGACGGAAAGTGATCAGTTCAG TATTGAGGAATTCATACCTCTTTTAAAAGAGCGAATGAACGTTCTCAACCCTTACGTCCGGCAATTTCTGGTTGGATGGATCACTGTTCTTGATAGTGTTCCAGACATTGACATGCTTGGGTTTCTGCCAGACTTTCTCGATG GGTTATTCAATATGTTGAGCGACTCTAGTCATGAAATACGACAGCAAGCTGATTCAGCTCTTTCAGAGTTTCTTCAAGAGATAAAAAATTCACCA TCTGTAGATTATGGTCGCATGGCTGAAATACTGGTGCAGAGGGCTGCTTCTCCTGATGAATTCACTCGATTAACAGCCATCACGTGG ATAAACGAGTTCGTAAAACTTGGGGGAGACCAGCTCGTGCGTTATTATGCTGACATTCTTGGGGCTATCTTGCCTTGCATATctgacaaagaagagaaaatcagGGTG GTTGCTCGTGAAACCAATGAAGAACTTCGTTCAATCCATGTTGAACCCTCAGATGGTTTTGATGTTGGCGCAATTCTCTCTGTTGCAAGGAG GCAGCTATCAAGTGAGTTTGAGGCTACTCGGATTGAAGCATTGAATTGGATATCAACACTTTTAAACAAGCATCGTACTGAG GTCTTGTGCTTCCTGAATGACATATTTGACACCCTTCTAAAAGCACTATCTGATTCTTCTGATGAC GTGGTGCTCTTGGTTCTGGAGGTTCATGCTGGTGTAGCAAAAGATCCACAACACTTTCGCCAGCTCATCGTATTTCTTGTCCACAATTTCCGAGCTGATAATTCTCTTTTGGAAAG GCGCGGTGCCCTTATTGTCCGAAGAATGTGTGTACTTTTGGATGCCGAAAGAGTCTACCGAGAGCTCTCTACAATTCTTGAGGGAGAAGATAATCTTGACTTTGCTTCTACCATGGTTCAG gcattgaatttgattttgcttaCTTCCCCGGAGTTATCGAAACTGAGAGAACTATTAAAAGGTTCACTCGTCAATCGCGAAGGGAAAGAACTTTTCGTTGCCTTGTATACTTCATGGTGCCATTCACCCATGGCAATTATAAGCCTCTGCTTATTAGCTCag GCTTACCAGCATGCGAGTGTCGTGATTCAATCATTGGTAGAAGAAGACATTAACGTCAAATTTCTAGTACAGCTTGATAAATTGATCCGGCTTCTGGAAACTCCAATCTTTACTTACCTTAGATTGCAG CTTCTGGAACCAGGAAGGTACACATGGTTGCTGAAAACACTTTATGGTCTTCTTATGTTACTTCCTCAG CAAAGTGCGGCGTTCAAGATACTTAGGACAAGACTCAAAACTGTGCCAACGTACTCATTCAGTACTGGAAACCAAATAGGCAGAGCAACTTCAGGAGTTCCTTTCTCTCAGTATAAGCATCAAAACGAGGACGGTGACTTAGAAGACGATAACATCAACAGTTCTCACCAAGGAATCAATTTTGCTGTGCGGCTACAACAGTTCGAAAACGTACAGAATCTACATCGTGGCCAGGCAAGGACTAGAGTGAACTACTCATAtcactcttcctcttcttctacatCAAAG GAGGTGAGGAGATctgaagaacaacaacagcagcagcagcaacaacaacagcaacaacaacaacaacaacgaccACCACCTTCTTCGACATCATCATCAGTTGCAGATAACAATAGACCTCCATCAAGAACTTCAAGAAAAGGCCCTGGTCAATTACAGCTTTAA
- a CDS encoding ARM repeat superfamily protein (ARM repeat superfamily protein; FUNCTIONS IN: binding; INVOLVED IN: biological_process unknown; LOCATED IN: plasma membrane; EXPRESSED IN: 25 plant structures; EXPRESSED DURING: 13 growth stages; CONTAINS InterPro DOMAIN/s: HEAT (InterPro:IPR000357), Armadillo-like helical (InterPro:IPR011989), Protein of unknown function DUF3434 (InterPro:IPR021841), HEAT, type 2 (InterPro:IPR021133), Armadillo-type fold (InterPro:IPR016024); Has 35333 Blast hits to 34131 proteins in 2444 species: Archae - 798; Bacteria - 22429; Metazoa - 974; Fungi - 991; Plants - 531; Viruses - 0; Other Eukaryotes - 9610 (source: NCBI BLink).) yields the protein MSDALSAIPAAVHRNLSDKLYEKRKNAALELENIVKNLTSSGDHDKISKVIEMLIKEFAKSPQANHRKGGLIGLAAVTVGLSTEAAQYLEQIVPPVINSFSDQDSRVRYYACEALYNIAKVVRGDFIIFFNKIFDALCKLSADSDANVQSAAHLLDRLVKQDIVTESDQFSIEEFIPLLKERMNVLNPYVRQFLVGWITVLDSVPDIDMLGFLPDFLDGLFNMLSDSSHEIRQQADSALSEFLQEIKNSPSVDYGRMAEILVQRAASPDEFTRLTAITWINEFVKLGGDQLVRYYADILGAILPCISDKEEKIRVVARETNEELRSIHVEPSDGFDVGAILSVARRQLSSEFEATRIEALNWISTLLNKHRTEVLCFLNDIFDTLLKALSDSSDDVVLLVLEVHAGVAKDPQHFRQLIVFLVHNFRADNSLLERRGALIVRRMCVLLDAERVYRELSTILEGEDNLDFASTMVQALNLILLTSPELSKLRELLKGSLVNREGKELFVALYTSWCHSPMAIISLCLLAQAYQHASVVIQSLVEEDINVKFLVQLDKLIRLLETPIFTYLRLQLLEPGRYTWLLKTLYGLLMLLPQQSAAFKILRTRLKTVPTYSFSTGNQIGRATSGVPFSQYKHQNEDGDLEDDNINSSHQGINFAVRLQQFENVQNLHRGQARTRVNYSYHSSSSSTSKEVRRSEEQQQQQQQQQQQQQQQQRPPPSSTSSSVADNNRPPSRTSRKGPGQLQL from the exons ATGTCAGACGCTCTTTCTGCGATTCCGGCCGCAGTTCATCGCAATCTCTCCGATAAACTCTATGAGAAGCGCAAAAATGCTGCGCTTGAG CTTGAGAATATTGTGAAGAATCTAACTTCTTCGGGTGATCATGACAAGATCTCGAAAGTCATTGAGATGTTGATTAAGGAATTTGCCAAATCTCCTCAAGCTAATCATCGGAAG GGTGGTCTAATTGGCTTAGCTGCTGTAACTGTTGGTTTGTCTACAGAAGCTGCTCAATATCTTGAG CAAATAGTGCCACCTGTGATTAATTCCTTTTCTGATCAAGATAGCCGAGTTCGGTACTATGCATGTGAAGCTCTCTATAACATTGCAAAG GTTGTGCGAGGcgatttcattattttcttcaataagATATTTGATGCCTTATGCAAACTCTCAGCAGATTCTGATGCCAATGTCCAAAGTGCTGCTCATCTTTTGGATCGCCTTGTTAAG CAGGATATTGTGACGGAAAGTGATCAGTTCAG TATTGAGGAATTCATACCTCTTTTAAAAGAGCGAATGAACGTTCTCAACCCTTACGTCCGGCAATTTCTGGTTGGATGGATCACTGTTCTTGATAGTGTTCCAGACATTGACATGCTTGGGTTTCTGCCAGACTTTCTCGATG GGTTATTCAATATGTTGAGCGACTCTAGTCATGAAATACGACAGCAAGCTGATTCAGCTCTTTCAGAGTTTCTTCAAGAGATAAAAAATTCACCA TCTGTAGATTATGGTCGCATGGCTGAAATACTGGTGCAGAGGGCTGCTTCTCCTGATGAATTCACTCGATTAACAGCCATCACGTGG ATAAACGAGTTCGTAAAACTTGGGGGAGACCAGCTCGTGCGTTATTATGCTGACATTCTTGGGGCTATCTTGCCTTGCATATctgacaaagaagagaaaatcagGGTG GTTGCTCGTGAAACCAATGAAGAACTTCGTTCAATCCATGTTGAACCCTCAGATGGTTTTGATGTTGGCGCAATTCTCTCTGTTGCAAGGAG GCAGCTATCAAGTGAGTTTGAGGCTACTCGGATTGAAGCATTGAATTGGATATCAACACTTTTAAACAAGCATCGTACTGAG GTCTTGTGCTTCCTGAATGACATATTTGACACCCTTCTAAAAGCACTATCTGATTCTTCTGATGAC GTGGTGCTCTTGGTTCTGGAGGTTCATGCTGGTGTAGCAAAAGATCCACAACACTTTCGCCAGCTCATCGTATTTCTTGTCCACAATTTCCGAGCTGATAATTCTCTTTTGGAAAG GCGCGGTGCCCTTATTGTCCGAAGAATGTGTGTACTTTTGGATGCCGAAAGAGTCTACCGAGAGCTCTCTACAATTCTTGAGGGAGAAGATAATCTTGACTTTGCTTCTACCATGGTTCAG gcattgaatttgattttgcttaCTTCCCCGGAGTTATCGAAACTGAGAGAACTATTAAAAGGTTCACTCGTCAATCGCGAAGGGAAAGAACTTTTCGTTGCCTTGTATACTTCATGGTGCCATTCACCCATGGCAATTATAAGCCTCTGCTTATTAGCTCag GCTTACCAGCATGCGAGTGTCGTGATTCAATCATTGGTAGAAGAAGACATTAACGTCAAATTTCTAGTACAGCTTGATAAATTGATCCGGCTTCTGGAAACTCCAATCTTTACTTACCTTAGATTGCAG CTTCTGGAACCAGGAAGGTACACATGGTTGCTGAAAACACTTTATGGTCTTCTTATGTTACTTCCTCAG CAAAGTGCGGCGTTCAAGATACTTAGGACAAGACTCAAAACTGTGCCAACGTACTCATTCAGTACTGGAAACCAAATAGGCAGAGCAACTTCAGGAGTTCCTTTCTCTCAGTATAAGCATCAAAACGAGGACGGTGACTTAGAAGACGATAACATCAACAGTTCTCACCAAGGAATCAATTTTGCTGTGCGGCTACAACAGTTCGAAAACGTACAGAATCTACATCGTGGCCAGGCAAGGACTAGAGTGAACTACTCATAtcactcttcctcttcttctacatCAAAG GAGGTGAGGAGATctgaagaacaacaacagcagcagcagcaacaacaacagcaacaacaacaacaacaacgaccACCACCTTCTTCGACATCATCATCAGTTGCAGATAACAATAGACCTCCATCAAGAACTTCAAGAAAAGGCCCTGGTCAATTACAGCTTTAA
- a CDS encoding Chaperone DnaJ-domain superfamily protein — translation MLLFFFPRPFLHTANQSLVSSSLVEAIIFRSAHHFSAIADGRRKMGDNNPNRSEAERLLGIAEKLLESRDLNGSKEFAILAQETEPLLEGTDQILAVVDVLLSSAPENRIKNQPNWYKILQIEDLTESSTDNDLIKKQYRRLALLLHPDKNRFPFADQAFRFVLDAWEVLSTPTKKSQFDGDLNLIFTKVNLNTQKSKKKTTTNEKMSTFWTACPYCYSLHEYPRVYQEYCIRCQNCQRAFHAASIPQLPPLIPGKDEYYCCWGFFPMGFVGGKGGEAAIANGVDAAKFPNWMPPVFSSGGVAAPPSGNGVSFDGWSGGAAKRDNEAVRSNNGVGVNSDGTPKKRGRGRPKKNPV, via the coding sequence atgttactattttttttcccccGACCATTTTTACACACAGCCAATCAGAGCCTTGTTTCATCGTCTCTTGTCGAGGCGATAATATTTAGATCTGCTCACCATTTCTCCGCCATCGCCGacggaagaagaaagatgggaGACAACAACCCTAACCGATCAGAAGCAGAACGTCTTCTCGGAATCGCGGAGAAGCTTCTCGAGTCACGAGATCTAAACGGTTCAAAAGAGTTTGCAATCTTAGCTCAAGAGACAGAGCCACTCCTCGAAGGCACCGATCAAATCCTCGCCGTCGTCGATGTCTTACTCTCATCAGCACCAGAGAATCGTATCAAAAACCAACCAAACTGGTACAAAATCCTTCAGATCGAAGATCTAACTGAATCATCAACAGACAACGATCTAATCAAGAAACAATACCGTCGtcttgctcttcttctccacccTGACAAAAACCGTTTCCCTTTCGCCGATCAAGCTTTCAGATTCGTGCTTGATGCATGGGAAGTTCTATCAACACCTACGAAGAAATCTCAATTCGATGGAGATTTGAATCTCATCTTCACTAAAGTAAATCTCAACACtcagaaatcgaagaagaaaacaacaacgaATGAGAAGATGTCTACGTTTTGGACGGCGTGTCCGTACTGTTACAGTCTTCATGAGTATCCTAGGGTTTATCAAGAGTATTGTATTAGATGTCAAAACTGTCAAAGAGCGTTTCACGCTGCGAGTATTCCTCAGTTGCCTCCGTTGATACCTGGTAAAGATGAGTATTATTGTTGTTGGGGTTTTTTTCCGATGGGGTTTGTTGGTGGTAAAGGAGGAGAAGCTGCCATTGCTAATGGAGTAGATGCAGCTAAGTTCCCTAATTGGATGCCTCCGGTTTTCTCATCCGGCGGCGTTGCAGCTCCTCCAAGTGGTAATGGTGTTAGTTTTGATGGATGGTCAGGTGGTGCGGCGAAGAGAGATAATGAGGCTGTGAGGAGTAATAATGGTGTTGGAGTTAATTCAGATGGAACAccgaagaagagaggaagaggaaggcCGAAGAAGAATCCGGTTTAG
- a CDS encoding Chaperone DnaJ-domain superfamily protein (Chaperone DnaJ-domain superfamily protein; FUNCTIONS IN: unfolded protein binding, heat shock protein binding; INVOLVED IN: protein folding; LOCATED IN: cellular_component unknown; EXPRESSED IN: 22 plant structures; EXPRESSED DURING: 13 growth stages; CONTAINS InterPro DOMAIN/s: Molecular chaperone, heat shock protein, Hsp40, DnaJ (InterPro:IPR015609), Heat shock protein DnaJ, N-terminal (InterPro:IPR001623), Heat shock protein DnaJ (InterPro:IPR003095); BEST Arabidopsis thaliana protein match is: Chaperone DnaJ-domain superfamily protein (TAIR:AT5G64360.1); Has 8537 Blast hits to 8496 proteins in 1861 species: Archae - 67; Bacteria - 3520; Metazoa - 1920; Fungi - 549; Plants - 1113; Viruses - 8; Other Eukaryotes - 1360 (source: NCBI BLink).) — translation MGDNNPNRSEAERLLGIAEKLLESRDLNGSKEFAILAQETEPLLEGTDQILAVVDVLLSSAPENRIKNQPNWYKILQIEDLTESSTDNDLIKKQYRRLALLLHPDKNRFPFADQAFRFVLDAWEVLSTPTKKSQFDGDLNLIFTKVNLNTQKSKKKTTTNEKMSTFWTACPYCYSLHEYPRVYQEYCIRCQNCQRAFHAASIPQLPPLIPGKDEYYCCWGFFPMGFVGGKGGEAAIANGVDAAKFPNWMPPVFSSGGVAAPPSGNGVSFDGWSGGAAKRDNEAVRSNNGVGVNSDGTPKKRGRGRPKKNPV, via the coding sequence atgggaGACAACAACCCTAACCGATCAGAAGCAGAACGTCTTCTCGGAATCGCGGAGAAGCTTCTCGAGTCACGAGATCTAAACGGTTCAAAAGAGTTTGCAATCTTAGCTCAAGAGACAGAGCCACTCCTCGAAGGCACCGATCAAATCCTCGCCGTCGTCGATGTCTTACTCTCATCAGCACCAGAGAATCGTATCAAAAACCAACCAAACTGGTACAAAATCCTTCAGATCGAAGATCTAACTGAATCATCAACAGACAACGATCTAATCAAGAAACAATACCGTCGtcttgctcttcttctccacccTGACAAAAACCGTTTCCCTTTCGCCGATCAAGCTTTCAGATTCGTGCTTGATGCATGGGAAGTTCTATCAACACCTACGAAGAAATCTCAATTCGATGGAGATTTGAATCTCATCTTCACTAAAGTAAATCTCAACACtcagaaatcgaagaagaaaacaacaacgaATGAGAAGATGTCTACGTTTTGGACGGCGTGTCCGTACTGTTACAGTCTTCATGAGTATCCTAGGGTTTATCAAGAGTATTGTATTAGATGTCAAAACTGTCAAAGAGCGTTTCACGCTGCGAGTATTCCTCAGTTGCCTCCGTTGATACCTGGTAAAGATGAGTATTATTGTTGTTGGGGTTTTTTTCCGATGGGGTTTGTTGGTGGTAAAGGAGGAGAAGCTGCCATTGCTAATGGAGTAGATGCAGCTAAGTTCCCTAATTGGATGCCTCCGGTTTTCTCATCCGGCGGCGTTGCAGCTCCTCCAAGTGGTAATGGTGTTAGTTTTGATGGATGGTCAGGTGGTGCGGCGAAGAGAGATAATGAGGCTGTGAGGAGTAATAATGGTGTTGGAGTTAATTCAGATGGAACAccgaagaagagaggaagaggaaggcCGAAGAAGAATCCGGTTTAG
- a CDS encoding Ribophorin I (Ribophorin I; FUNCTIONS IN: oligosaccharyl transferase activity, dolichyl-diphosphooligosaccharide-protein glycotransferase activity; INVOLVED IN: protein amino acid glycosylation; LOCATED IN: endoplasmic reticulum, plasma membrane, plant-type cell wall; EXPRESSED IN: 25 plant structures; EXPRESSED DURING: 13 growth stages; CONTAINS InterPro DOMAIN/s: Ribophorin I (InterPro:IPR007676); BEST Arabidopsis thaliana protein match is: Ribophorin I (TAIR:AT1G76400.1); Has 386 Blast hits to 386 proteins in 178 species: Archae - 0; Bacteria - 0; Metazoa - 143; Fungi - 127; Plants - 63; Viruses - 0; Other Eukaryotes - 53 (source: NCBI BLink).), translating into MAARIGIFSVFVAVLLSISAFSSAQDLQIVNAERRIDLSSHIVKAFLTLKVENIGKDPAAEMLLAFPPTQIKNLAMVQALATTGKKKKKTYLPLDVKPTEQPDAPNDTGYYRVTFISPLGPGETVSLEVLYILTHSLEPFPVEITQSESQLVYYHDSAVILSPYHVKQQTTFIKTPSTRVESFTSIEPANRAGKEIKYGPYENRASYSYTPVIIHFENNSPFAVVEELVREIEISHWGSLQITENYRLTHGGARHKGVFSRVDYQSKRSVSGASSFNALLAVLPPRVNSVYYRDEIGNISTSHLRTGFRKSELEFEPRYPLFGGWSATFIIGYRVPLEDYLFEASDGRRYLNFTFGCPLVETIVNKLTIKVVLPEGSKDPSAVLPFTVNQELQVKYSYLDIVGRTVVVLQKDNVVPTHNVPFQVYYTFKPIYMLAEPFMLVSAFFLVFVASLAYVHIDLNIVRK; encoded by the exons ATGGCTGCTCGTATCGGGATCTTCTCCGTCTTCGTAGCTGTATTGTTATCTATTTCTGCATTTTCCTCAGCTCAGGATCTCCAGATCGTAAATGCCGAGCGAAGG ATTGATTTAAGCTCACATATCGTGAAGGCCTTCTTGACTCTCAAG GTTGAAAATATTGGGAAAGATCCTGCTGCAGAAATGCTTCTTGCTTTCCCACCTACCCAGATCAAGAATTTGGCTATGGTACAAGCCCTGGCAACTACtggcaagaagaagaagaaaacttattTGCCATTAGATGTAAAACCAACTGAACAACCTGATGCACCAAATGACACTGGATACTACCGTGTTACGTTTATTAGCCCCTTAGGTCCGGGTGAAACTGTTTCACTTGAGGTGCTTTACATATTGACTCATTCCTTGGAACCTTTCCCAGTGGAGATAACCCAGTCAGAATCTCAATTGGTTTACTATCATGATAGTGCAGTGATATTGTCACCGTATCATGTTAAGCAACAGACAACTTTTATTAAGACTCCTAGTACTAGAGTAGAGTCGTTCACTAGCATTGAACCTGCTAACCGGGCTGGCAAAGAGATCAAATATGGACCATATGAAAATCGTGCTTCATACTCTTACACACCTGTCATCATTCACTTCGAGAATAACAGTCCATTTGCTGTTGTTGAGGAGCTTGTGCGTGAAATTGAGATTTCACACTGGGGTAGCCTTCAGATTACAGAAAATTATAGGTTGACTCATGGGGGAGCGAGGCATAAGGGTGTTTTCTCAAG GGTTGATTATCAATCTAAACGATCGGTCAGTGGTGCATCCTCTTTCAATGCGCTCCTTGCAGTCCTACCTCCCAGAGTGAACTCTGTCTACTACAGGGATGAGATAGGAAACATCTCTACTTCACATTTGCGTACAGGCTTTAGAAAG TCAGAACTTGAATTTGAACCCCGCTACCCATTATTTGGAGGGTGGAGTGCAACTTTTATCATCGGCTATAGAGTTCCATTGGAAGACTATCTCTTTGAAGCATCTGATGGCAGACGTTACTTGAACTTTACCTTTGGGTGCCCGCTCGTCGAAACTATTGTTAACAAGTTGACTATCAAA GTCGTGCTTCCTGAAGGATCAAAGGACCCTTCTGCTGTTTTGCCCTTTACAGTCAATCAAGAGTTGCAG GTCAAATACTCATACCTTGACATTGTGGGAAGAACCGTGGTTGTGTTGCAAAAAGATAACGTAGTTCCCACTCACAACGTACCCTTCCAG GTGTACTATACATTCAAACCAATATACATGCTAGCGGAACCATTCATGCTTGTATCGGCTTTCTTCTTAGTATTTGTGGCTTCGCTTGCGTATGTACACATCGATCTCAATATCGTCAGGAAGTAG